The following proteins are co-located in the Noviherbaspirillum sp. UKPF54 genome:
- a CDS encoding response regulator codes for MSSLNDVTFLIIDDNDISRSMMRHLLNANKYHVVGEAGKGQIGLALIEKLQPKIVCLDIVMPDLSGLEVLKRIKAQVPQIEVLMVTGNKDRDTVMEAIEHGACGYIVKPFNPETLLRTIEKAVAKVRSQPAAHHPVQPISQPDVSAAPGQA; via the coding sequence ATGTCCAGCCTGAACGACGTTACCTTCCTCATCATCGACGACAACGACATCAGCCGCTCGATGATGCGGCATCTGCTCAACGCGAACAAATATCATGTCGTCGGCGAGGCGGGCAAAGGGCAGATCGGCCTGGCGCTGATCGAAAAGCTGCAGCCGAAAATCGTTTGCCTCGATATCGTGATGCCCGACCTGAGCGGGCTGGAAGTGTTAAAGCGCATCAAGGCCCAGGTGCCGCAGATTGAAGTGTTGATGGTGACCGGTAACAAGGACCGCGATACCGTGATGGAAGCCATCGAACACGGCGCCTGCGGCTACATCGTCAAACCCTTCAATCCTGAAACCCTGTTGCGCACGATTGAAAAGGCGGTGGCGAAAGTGCGCTCCCAGCCCGCCGCGCACCACCCTGTCCAGCCAATCTCGCAGCCGGATGTCAGCGCGGCGCCAGGCCAGGCGTGA